One window from the genome of Poecilia reticulata strain Guanapo linkage group LG9, Guppy_female_1.0+MT, whole genome shotgun sequence encodes:
- the b3galt8 gene encoding beta-1,3-galactosyltransferase 2: protein MRMLVKFLCASVLLLLSALYLLVLLLLSALYLLGSVRHTAKTNPLPAEEYRLVSPLTYRYVLNQPQVCLSRSPFLVFLVPVAPQEAEARQAVRRTWGAPGRDTLTLFFLGLPKGALLSPLQRVLEKESQQHGDIIQMDFLDSYQNLTIKTMMMMKWLADHCPNSSYAMKVDSDIFVNVFYLIQRLRSSPRVGFITGSVIRDGSPRRDPSNKWYLSKELYLEDSFPPYLSGAGYVFSTDLAARISWASRFVRVIPLEDVYVGLCLRVLGVRPVYSYSLPRFRSLFEVRKLEYDRCTFAGLIIVNRFKPSELLQVWQDFSEGHAAC, encoded by the exons ATGCGAATGTTGGTGAAGTTCCTCTGTGCCTCAGTTCTCCTGCTCCTCTCCGCTCTCTACCTCCTCG TTCTCCTGCTCCTCTCCGCTCTCTACCTCCTCGGTTCAGTCAGACACACCGCCAAGACGAAYCCCCTTCCTGCTGAGGAGTACCGCCTCGTCTCCCCGCTCACCTACCGCTACGTCCTGAACCAGCCGCAGGTGTGCCTGAGCAGAAGCCCCTTTCTGGTCTTCCTGGTTCCGGTCGCGCCTCAAGAGGCAGAAGCCAGGCAGGCCGTGAGGAGGACATGGGGGGCTCCAGGTAGGGACACTCTCACCCTTTTCTTCTTGGGGCTGCCAAAGGGGGCGCTGCTGTCACCCCTTCAGAGAGTCCTGGAGAAGGAAAGTCAGCAGCATGGAGACATCATCCAGATGGACTTCTTGGACAGTTACCAGAACCTGACGATAaagacgatgatgatgatgaagtgGCTGGCTGACCACTGCCCCAACTCCTCCTACGCCATGAAGGTGGACTCTGACATCTTCGTCAATGTGTTTTACCTCATCCAACGCCTCAGGAGTTCCCCCAGGGTGGGCTTCATCACCGGGTCGGTGATCCGGGATGGCAGCCCCAGGAGGGACCCCAGCAACAAGTGGTATCTATCTAAGGAGCTGTACCTTGAAGACAGCTTCCCTCCTTACCTGTCTGGAGCTGGCTAYGTGTTTTCCACAGACYTGGCTGCCAGGATCTCCTGGGCCTCCAGGTTTGTGCGAGTGATTCCTCTGGAGGACGTCTATGTGGGCTTGTGTCTGCGTGTGCTGGGGGTCCGGCCGGTGTACTCCTACAGCCTGCCACGCTTCAGGAGTCTTTTTGAGGTCCGAAAGCTGGAGTATGACAGGTGCACCTTTGCCGGACTCATCATTGTGAACAGGTTTAAGCCATCAGAGCTGCTGCAAGTGTGGCAGGACTTTTCTGAAGGCCACGCCGCCTGCTGA